The Maylandia zebra isolate NMK-2024a linkage group LG14, Mzebra_GT3a, whole genome shotgun sequence genome includes the window acaatagtatgtacaatgtatacaggatagcagcattaatatgatgacagtatgaatagcagcataatataatgacagtgacggtatggaataggttcaattgtttttgtgcttatttactacggtgatagctctgggaaagaagctatccctgaatctgtttgtcctggttttatgtgacctgtaccgtcggcctgacggtaatagttcaaacagttggttgctggggtgagagtggtccttgatgatattgccagctctgctgaggtaccgagagtttgcagtgacctccaggctgggcagagagcagccagtgatcttctgggctgtgttgatgaccctctgcagtactttcctgtccgcagctgagcaccctgcataccatgttgttatgccgtacgttaggatgctctctatggtggctctgtaaaatgtcaccagcagcctctcctccaggttgttcctcctgagcactctcagaaagtggagacgctgctgggccttttttttaccaccgctgtagtatttgcagtccaggagaggtcatcagatatctgcacgcccagaaacctcatggagtgtaccctctccacacagctcccgtgaatgtaaagtggggccgggtctgctctgcccttcctgaagtccaagataagttctttagttttcgtggtgttcagttggaggttgttaactgaacaccactcagtcagtctgttgacctcatctctgtagtccgactctGTAGTCCGATGATGTTACACAACATGTGTTTTCTCCCAGAACACTTAGGCGTCTGACAGCACAGCTTGAAATGTTAGTTGTGAATAAAAGCCACTGAGTGATTCATATGAAGAGCTGTTAAACAGTCtgtctttacatttttttgatTCTTATCAGATGAAAacggataaaacacagaaactgtATCTCATCACAGACGGTTAAGCTTTCCTTCTGAGTGGAAGTAGCAGCTATCTGTCATGGAGTAACAACACTGTAACTGTtataaactaaaacagcaagattGTTAGAAGTACCATGGGCCCATATTTAAGGCCTTGTATATAAATGAATCCTAGCAGATGGTATTAATGAATAAACTGAACACTGTAGAGCTaagaaaaagctgcaaaaatgtttgatccagatgtttctgtagCATATTTGGTCCTGACGGGTGTGTTGACCGGGCACAAACATGTAAGCTGTGGTACAGTTTTATATGAGCTCTGCTGTCTCTGTAGTGTGTAACCGAGTGGGTGTGATGGGTTGTCCGTGATGGAGAGCAGTTTGTTCAGTGACCGCCTGTCCCTTGCTGCCCAATGACGATTCCAGATTAGTTTGTTGATCCTGCTACATGTCTACCAGCATCCCGAGAAACTAGAGACTGTTCATCCGCCTGTTGTACACAGCATCACTGTTGGGTTCTCCAGTTTAGTGTCCAGTCATTTAAGTGAACTATGGAAGTCAGCAACCATCTCTTTGTCCTGGGGACGTTCAGGAAGGGGAGATTTTTGTTGGACCATCCCACAAAACGTCTCACCAGTACCTGTACTCTGACTCCTGCCCACCCAACCACTGCAGTGTCGTTAGAGAGCATCTGCATGTGGCTCGATTCCCTGTTACACTGGAAATCTATAGTGTAGAAAATCAACAGGACTGTCCTGTGTGGTGCCCCAGTAGCACTAACACCACATTAAAGATGGGCTTCACCATCCATACAAACTGAGGAATCCAGGAGACGGTAGCAGTGGTGACAGCCAGCCTGAGCTTCtctcatacatgcacacacacatgttgcAAATTGCGGAAAACTGAATCCAGTTATTTTCAGGGAAACCAGTGCAGCAGTTTCCTTCCacagcttttgttgtttttaaattgacaGTTATGCAGTAATACAGCAGATAAGACTGAGACTGAAGCGTCCCTGTCTTCTCTCTTCAGGCTGCTTCATGTCCGTAATGGAAACTGCAAGTACCACCTTGGGGAGGAGACCTTCAAGCTTGCTCAGTCTTACATGGACAAACTAGCCAAacatggccaccaggccaacaAGGCAGCGCTGTACGGCGAGCTCTGTGCCTTGCTCTTTGCCAAAAGCCACTATGACGAGGTGTGTAGGTTTGACCACTGAGGTGCTTTACAGTTTTGATACTGAGACAACTGAAAGTCCTTTCTGTCTGCAATGACCTTGTCTCTCAGGCGTACAGGTGGTGTATAGAGGCTATGAAGGAAATTACTCCAGGGCTGCCTGTCAAAGTAGTGGTTGATGTCCTTCGCCAGGCCTCCAAGGTAACACTCACACATGTATTTATCGCTCAGAtcagtctttgtctgaatttttaCACTAGTCTTCCAGACACATGTGTAAACTGTGGATTGTCTCTTCCCTGCAGGCCTGCGTGGTGAAAAGAGAGTTCAgaaaagcagagcagctgatcaAACATGCAGTGTTTCTAGCAAGGTAACCCGCTGGGTGTAATGAAGACTCGACAGGGTACTTTCTAACATCGCAGTTTCTGACTGAAAATATTGTCTTACAGAGAACATTTTGGACACAAGCATCCCAAGTACTCCGACACGCTGCTAGATTATGGATTTTACTTATTAAATGTGGACAACATATGCCAATCGGTTGCTATTTACCAGGTACGTAGAGCGATGTGCTACAGGAGTATGCTCTTGTTTTCAGTGATGTTATTTAATTCAATCTTGTCTGATGTACAAATCCCAGACAGCGCTGGATATCCGACAATCGGTCTTTGGGGGGAAGAACATCCATGTTGCCACAGCCCATGAAGACCTAGCCTACTCCTCATATGTGCACCAGTACAGCTCTGGGAAATTTGACAATGCTCTGTGAGTGCATCTTCTAAACTCGGCTAATTACATTCCTCATGAGCTGCCTTGTAAATGTAGTCCAACACCCAAAGTCAGACTCTGGTATTTGGGTAATGTGTATGCAGCTgcacatatcaaatgtttaactGTACACACGGGCAGACGTAAAGATGACTGGAGATGCCTGTTGTTTGTGTAATTAATCATGTGATGCTCCTCGTGTATACAAAGGCTGTGAGTCAGCATTGCCTAATGGTGAGACCTTTGATCCACTTTTGGACCGTATGAGCTGCAAAACAACTTTGTTCAATGGAAACACTTGATATTCTTGGAAGTGTTTGTCCCCAATATGTAGAGTTTCCAGCCAAGTCTGAGTTACACGACTGAGTGCTGTGTTTGTCCCTCAGATTCCATGCAGAACGTGCCATAGACATCATAACTCACATTCTGCCTGAGGACCATCTTCTGCTGGCCTCCTCTAAGAGAGTCAAAGGTAAGGCAGGCAAAGTGGAGAGTAGTATTATGCTCGTGTGTGTGACTGGCTGCTTGTAATAAAGTACCTTGAAAGAACAatttaaaactggttctttgctaagttgtctatTCGTAGGTCAAACTTTTGTGGTTtgacagattaaaaaaacattcagcaagtgagtgaaaaagcagccgatGTCCAAACAAACAGTTTGAAAGAGCTTCAGGACGCCTGGAGAATTATTGATTAAGACCAGTTTACATGGAGTCTGAATCCTTTAAAACATAAGAAGTTAGGgatagctcaagacttttgcacagtgctgtatcTGTTTGAAGCTGTGCATTATGTCTTATAGACTCTATCCGCGTTTGCTTGTTTTTCCCCAACAGCCCTGATTCTGGAAGAAATTGCCATCGACTGTCACAATAAAGAGACAGAAGAGCGCCTCCTGCAGGAGGCTCACGACCTGCACCTCTCCTCGCTGCAGCTGGCCAAGAAGGCTTTCGGAGAGTTCAACGTACAGACAGCCAAACACTATGGCAACCTCGGACGACTCTACCAGTCCATGAGGAAGTTTAAGGTGAGGAGGACATGTGTGGTTTGTAATATTTGACACAATAATTAAAATTAAGGGGCATAAACCATCCCAGCGTGTGCCAGTTGTGCTGCCTTGTGATAAAAATAATCTCAGTGTAAGAAAAGGTCAACGGCAGAGAACAGCTATTCCACATTCACCTCATCTTGATTAAGagatgagtgtttgtgtgagagTGAGTCACATTGTGCTTTTACAAGCACAAACCACTGTTTGTGGGAGACTGAATGGTTTTTGCTATTTAAAGCCAGAAATGATGAGATGTGAAATATTGTCATTGCAGTTGGCTGGGATTACACAAATATCAGAGTGGTGCACATTTATAAAGAGTGTGCACCAGTCTTAGATGCTGTCTTTGGCCTATAAAAAGCCAGAGTGGAGGTTAAAAGTAATCCTGCAGAAGTTCTAGTCTGCAGCTGAAATGACTTTGGGCAAGTATCTAATATCCTGCTGTTAATGAGAGACTGACTTGGGACTACACGTTATTCCTTTTAGTCCATTGGAAATGGACTGGAAAACAATTTAAGTGTGAAAGGCCATAGCTTGCTTTCAGAGTGTAATGTGACAACTTTACTTTGACCCAGTTACAACACTTACAGGCACTGAAccactttttgttttcagtggaaACGTAGCTGGATGTTTGATTTATGGGAAAGGCCATGGAAACCAAATAAATATTGCCTTtgagttttgtctttgtttgtgaTTCATATCTCTTTGTCTTGCACACGTATTTGTGTAACCAGGAGGCAGAGGAGATGCACATCAAAGCCATCCAGATTAAGGAGCAGCTACTGGGCCACGAAGACTATGAGGTGGCTCTGTCTGTGGGTCACCTGGCCTCCCTCTACAACTATGACATGAACCAGTACGAGGATGCAGAGAGGCTCTATCTGCGCTCCATCGCTATCGGTCAGTAAGAGCAGAACAAGTTCACGTCCATGTTTTTTAGTGTCACAGTAAATGAGGCCCAAGGCCTGGGTCCTGATGTTGCTTCGTCACAGAACATGTTGTACTGAGATGCATCATACTCAACCTACTTCTCAGTTAATTGCCAAGTTTTGCTGTTATTGTTATGTAATCATTTATGTAGAGCTGACATTAATCAGTCCAACACCTGACGTTACTTCGCTACAATGGAAGAGGGTAACATTATCAAAAACGGGGCTCGAGTCAGAGAGACTGAATGAAACATGGTCTGTGATGTTTCTGTCTTCACAGGTAAAAAGCTGTTTGGCGAGGGTTACAGTGGGCTGGAGTACGACTACCGAGGCCTGATCAAACTCTACAACTCAGTGGGAAACTACGAGAAGGTGTTTGAATACCACAACGTACTGTCCAACTGGAACCGGCTGAGGGACCGGCAGTTTGCAGTGGCGGATGCCCTGGAGGACGTCAACACTACACCCCAGCAGACCCAGGAGGTGGTACAAGCTTTCCTATTGGCCCAGAGCCTAGGCCCCACCCGCCCCTGTCTCGGCTGATTGGTTGACCGAATGAGAAGGAGAAGAGAGGAGGGAAAAGAGACAAGTGGGTGGGTTTTAGCCTGGTGTGGACATGATTTGAGCCCAAAATGTGATGCTTCAGTTTCACACGGATTAGtaacacagcaaattcaaacaTCACTGGCAGCTTGGTTGACTTTGTATGCTgccagtacacacacacagacatacacacgttttcatggaataaaaaaaataaatagagaaGACACTTATCAAACCTCATCAACACACTCTCACCATCAAGATGCAGTCACTGCGTTTCTCCAACAGAAAGAGGACACATGCCCGAGACTGGGGACTCGAAAAGAAACGTCAGACGTCCTATAAGGATGACGCACGACCTCCTCGCCTCTCATCTCACTCGCCTTTTTCTTCCTGGACAGCAGTTTTGCTTTTGTACCGTACCAGTGTAGCTCAGATCTCCGGGAGCGAACCCGTGTTCTCAAGAGCTGCACGACAGCATCTGTGGAATACCTGCACATCCATCAGCATCACTTGGCAGATCACAGCTGGAAATAGTTGGATATTTTTGACACTTGTACAGTTAAAGAAAATACAGATTGTACTCTTGAGTTTTATTTGAaggctttttgttgttgtttttttctttgcaattAACTGAACGCGAACCCTCAAAGTTGCGTGGAGGAGAATGTGATAACACCAGGTGTGGTTTTTACACACAACAGGTTTTCACAGGTCTTTTTTTCCAGCTTAGTACTGACATAGCATCATTAAAATGCCAATAATTTATATgcaaacatatgtttatgtagCCCTTTGTTTAAGTTTTCTTACTGAATGAGAAATGGCTCAACACTATGATAACAAGGGACACGGATGGGAGGGCAAAGAGGAAGCTGCTACATGTGCAAAGGCTCCGCAGCCTCGCTTTGTTCATCTTGAGGCtgtatgtgtgagtgagtgagtggaaCACAACTCTCGGTGCCCAAGTGCTCCACCGATGACTACCAGCCTTACACCAGCTTGCAGTTATCTGTCTGTAGACGGACCCATATTTTGAAGTGCTAAATAAACTATTATATCCTTAACGGCGCTACAGTGGGGACCAAtattgtgtgcttgtgtgcgtGTTTGCATAGCAGCCTGATTATTGTGCATGTGGCCTCTCTGCTTCACACCCTCCTGTCAGAAAATCCCATTAAAGTTCCTGATATGTTTTTCTGTTACTGGCCCATCGTTCAGAGTCTCGCTGTCCAGAATCTCATCTGTTGCTTTATTTAAAAGCTCAGCTTCGGCTGGTTTTCAGTTTTACTCGACATCTTAGCTCTATAAcaggggtgggggaactccaggcctcaaggactggcgtcctgcaggttttacatgtgcttgatccaacacagctggtttaaatggctaaattaaaaaggtttcCAGAGGCCTGACAATGAACTAATCAttggattcaggtgtgttgacccagggtcatatctaaagcctgcaggacaccagctctACAGCTGCCATGTTGGTATTTTAAAGCTAACTTAGGCTCTCTAGTGGACAAAGTATGCAACGGCCATTACATACTTTGTGCCGAAAGGGCTTTAAAGGAACATGTTCTTATTTTTAGACTGTAATATTGTATCTTTTCATTATTCTCAGTTCTAAATAATCCTTATTGACCTTATCCTGAGCCTTGGGGCAGCCACTCAAGTCAGTGTCTATCTGAAAACAGCTCTTTTAGTGCCTCTGTCTCTCTTAAAGCCAGCTCTCTTCTGCCTGTCACACACAAAtagtttgaacagcaggtgtgtaGCCAGAGCTGTGTGCGTGACTTAACCATGTTAATGGGTTTGGCTCACTGACATgagaaaacagaacatttgAACACCTAGTTGGTCCATTTGAAACCTGTTTGGATTTTGTTCTGTATATTTGGAGTAAGCTACAGTGCTGCGACAAAGTATTTGCCTCCTGATTTCTTCATTTCATGCATGTTTGTCACACTGCAGTGATTAAGATCATCAGacaacatttaaaatgagaTAACATACGTTTTTAattgatttgtgatttttggTGAGGGACAAAAGAACCTACCTGGCCCTgtttgaaaaaggaaaaaaacaaaaacagcttttcataaaaagaacatcacagTAAGAGCATGTGGAGGGAGTGGGAGTGGAAGTGGGCTGCTTGGATGATTAAGGATCTGGATGGAAAAAGGAATTCTGCTCTCGACGTACAGCTCGAGCGTGCTCGGGTTACGCAGCAGAACAACACAATCCCAAATATACCAGCAAGTCCATGACCTTAACAGGTTGTTCATGGCCAACACCCCACCAGTGCTCCTCCATACTCGACCAGTTTTTAGACTTTaggccaggtaggtttggataacttttTACCCTTAATCCTAATTTTGAGCTTATTCTGGTTATGTCTGTGTAACATTAACAGTTGTATGATGACCTGAAAGTgagacaaaaatgcaaaaaacaatgTATATATCAAGAACGGGGCAAGCtcttgttcacagcactgttTATGTACCTGTGATCCTGTAAAGCCTTCCACTGCAGATGCTTTCAGTCTAATATTTAGTCCACAGTTTGGGAATCACCAGCTTCTCTGGATGGGATTTTTTCGTTAGTGCAATTCTAACATTACACATGGACCCTTGTTTCACTAAAGCAGTCTGTCAATATAAGAGGTGAAGGAGAAATGAGCGCTTAAAGAGACGCTGCGTAACAGTGGCGTGAAGAAAGGCATGGACGCATGCTGTAGCAGATGAAGGATGAGATTTTGCACAGTCGAGGCTGAACACAGGCTGTGGAGATTCTGTGCAACGTTACTGAGAATGTGATGCCATGGATGAATAGTCCGCTGTTAATTTagtatttagtttgttttgaaAAGAACGAATGAAGAAAACGAGCTTTGCCTTGCTGTTGCTTCAGTGCTGTCAATGTCTCCCTCTGTAACAGTGATGTGAGGGGCTGTAGCTGAGGAGGAGGTCCAGCTCTCAGCTAAACACTCAGTGCTTTGGCTTAAATAGaccccccacccctccaccTCTGAGTAGATTTCTTATCTACAGACTTTACTTGTAAACAGGTGCATACAAAGAGAAGGATCATGAATATTTCTTTGTCTTAAAAAGTGAATCATGGAGAAAC containing:
- the LOC112435908 gene encoding amyloid protein-binding protein 2-like, which encodes MTVMFLFVGGFLSDAGWYGDAEKVFLSCLQLCTLHSEVLHCYRAVECCVRLLHVRNGNCKYHLGEETFKLAQSYMDKLAKHGHQANKAALYGELCALLFAKSHYDEAYRWCIEAMKEITPGLPVKVVVDVLRQASKACVVKREFRKAEQLIKHAVFLAREHFGHKHPKYSDTLLDYGFYLLNVDNICQSVAIYQTALDIRQSVFGGKNIHVATAHEDLAYSSYVHQYSSGKFDNALFHAERAIDIITHILPEDHLLLASSKRVKALILEEIAIDCHNKETEERLLQEAHDLHLSSLQLAKKAFGEFNVQTAKHYGNLGRLYQSMRKFKEAEEMHIKAIQIKEQLLGHEDYEVALSVGHLASLYNYDMNQYEDAERLYLRSIAIGKKLFGEGYSGLEYDYRGLIKLYNSVGNYEKVFEYHNVLSNWNRLRDRQFAVADALEDVNTTPQQTQEVVQAFLLAQSLGPTRPCLG